Genomic segment of Streptococcus pneumoniae:
CCAAACCACAGGGAGATTTCACGTTCGGCAGACTCTAAAGAGTCAGAACCGTGCACGATGTTTTGAATGGTTTGTCCAATCGGCGCTGCTTGGGCAAAATCGCCACGAATAGTCCCAGGAAGGGCTTCTTCTGGTCGTGTCGCCCCCATCATCTGACGCCAAGTAGAGACAACCTGCTCACCTGAGATGATCCCAACCACCACAGGACCACTCATCATGAACTCACGGATAGCAGGATAAAAAGATTGCTCCACCAATGCCTCATAATGTCGATCAATCACATCTTTCTCCACATGAGTGAGTAATTCCAATCGCTCAATCGTAAATCCTCTCTGTTCAATCCGTCCAAGAACTTGACCAATCAAACCGCGTCTCACTCCATCTGGCTTAATGATAAAAAATGTCTTCTCCATTTGCTCTCCCCTTTTTTAGATTCTCTCTATTATATCATATTCAGAAAATTTTCTGAAAAATTTCCTTTGTTTATAACGG
This window contains:
- the ndk gene encoding nucleoside-diphosphate kinase; its protein translation is MEKTFFIIKPDGVRRGLIGQVLGRIEQRGFTIERLELLTHVEKDVIDRHYEALVEQSFYPAIREFMMSGPVVVGIISGEQVVSTWRQMMGATRPEEALPGTIRGDFAQAAPIGQTIQNIVHGSDSLESAEREISLWFGNEKK